The genomic window CCAGGTGCCTGCCGACGGGCCGGTCGTGGTGTTGGGGCAGGGGGCGAGGACGTAGTGGAGGTGCTTGCCCTCAGGGGCGAGGGACGGGTCGTGCGTGGTCGGCCGGGTGATGAGGAGGGACGGGTCGCTCATGAGCCGCCCGGCGCGGGTCAGTTCGTCGAAGGTGTTCTCCCAGGCGGCCCCGAAGGAGATCGTGTGGTGGGCCAGCTCCGGCCAGGTACGGTCCGTGCCGGCGTGCAGGACCACCGCGGAGGGCGAGTGGCGCAGCCGCACCGGGCGGCGCGGTGCCCGGCCGAGGAGGCGGTGGACGACGGGCAGGTCCGGCGTCAGGACCACCGCGTCGCAGGTGATGCGTTCCCCCGAGGCCAGGTGCACCGCCTTCACCCGGCCTGCCGAGCGTTCGAGGCTGGTGACCTCGGCGGACCAGTGGAAGCGTCCGCCGGCGTCGGCGGCCGCGTCCGCCATCGCCCGGGGAAGGGCGTGCATGCCGCCCTTCGGGAACCAGACCCCCGCGACGGTGTCCATGTAGGCGATGACGGCGTACGCGGCGAGGGCGCGGGCGGGTGCCACGCCCGCGTACAGCGCCTGGAAGGAGAACACCCGGCGGAGGCGGGGGTCCGAGAGGAAGCGGCCGATCTGCGGATCCAGCCTGCCGAAGCCGCCCAAGGCGGCGAGCCGCGCCAGGTCCGGGTGCAGGAGCTGGAGGGGTGAGTCGAAGTTGGTGTCGATGAAGCGGCGCATCTGGACGCGGTAGAGGCGTTCCAGCCAGCCGCGCAGACGACGGTATCCGGCGGCCTCCGCGGGGCCGGCGAACCGTCGCACCTCGGCTTCCATGGCCTCGCCGTCGGTGTGGACGTCCACCTGGCTGCCGTCCGCGAAGCGGGCCCGGTAGGCGGGATGCAGCGCGACGAGCTCGACCCGCCGGTGAAGACTGTCCCCGACGGCGGCGAAGGCCTCGTC from Streptomyces sp. NBC_01341 includes these protein-coding regions:
- the crtI gene encoding phytoene desaturase family protein codes for the protein MRALPGPTDHVVVVGAGLSGLAAALHLLGAGRRVTVVERDAGPGGRAGRLELGGYRVDTGPTVLTMPHLADEAFAAVGDSLHRRVELVALHPAYRARFADGSQVDVHTDGEAMEAEVRRFAGPAEAAGYRRLRGWLERLYRVQMRRFIDTNFDSPLQLLHPDLARLAALGGFGRLDPQIGRFLSDPRLRRVFSFQALYAGVAPARALAAYAVIAYMDTVAGVWFPKGGMHALPRAMADAAADAGGRFHWSAEVTSLERSAGRVKAVHLASGERITCDAVVLTPDLPVVHRLLGRAPRRPVRLRHSPSAVVLHAGTDRTWPELAHHTISFGAAWENTFDELTRAGRLMSDPSLLITRPTTHDPSLAPEGKHLHYVLAPCPNTTTGPSAGTWRGLGPRYRDSLLAELERRGLDGFEASMDRELLVTPVDWTAQGHAAGTPFSVSHTFAQTGPFRPRNLVRGDENVVLAGCGTTPGVGVPTVLVSGKLAAARVTGLRSGARTRRRPVTEGQRR